The segment TCAGCTACCCTCAAGGCACATCGAGCACGAGTGTGTCGGCAAACAGAATGGGTGACCTCAAGCCAGAAATGCAGCTGAGGCTCACAAATAACAGATAACAAGATTAGCAAAAATAACCAGGATAATCCTTTCACCCATAAACATGCAGCCTTGTGGAATATAGGCCTAAATGCACTCTGACAACTACTGCACCTACTATGAGGAACTGCAGACAGCCATATGCAGATATGCCCTACTGTAATGAAATGTGCAATTCATGATGCATGTGCAATACAAATGCTCACCAGGGCAAATCGGTTGACTTGGACGTAAAGAATCTCCACCTCTCCGTCTGTTACTTCATTGCCTTGGCCTTTGAGCTCCTTATAGGCCTCCAGGTAGGAGCGGAGCCACTGCAGCTGAAAGGCTCGCTGAGGGTAGTGACTATAATCCACCTCATTCAGGCCTgtaacacatgaacacacaagcTGAACACCCAGTGGCCGTTTCATACGCACATGTTTATACCCGTCAAGCAGTGAGAGTCACACTCACCGGCAAACTCATTGAAATGGTTCCCAATGTCGTAGGCTTGGTAATTGTACCCAGCATACTCGTAGTCAATGAACTTTACATTGCCTGGAGAGAGAAGCAGGTTTGTTTAGACAGGAGACACAGGAAGCAGGCACAAAATGATTATGATGTGTTTTCCCTTTGATAACTCAGAATGTCAAGGCTTTGCATTTCATACTGTCACtttcttcctgtctgactggtGTGGCTGGCTAGTTTGCCGATTGTGGGGCAAGGAGTAAGAGCTTGCATTTTGAGGAAAGGAGATTTCAGCATCGGTAATGTTATAAAGGGAATTAAGAAGAGATATTCTAATTAAAAAACTACAGACTTCTACGCATGCACCATCATGCTGTTTGGGATAAATAGAATGGTAATGTTAAGAGCTATGGAAGTCAGTCAACAAATATAttgaaaatacataatttttttaaaagccttttcAAGACAACAAATGAAGCGaaccaaacacaaacataaagatAGCTTGCACATCCTCGTGGAGGTTGAGCAGTCAATCTCCAATGATGTTAGTAAACAGATTAGCTATACTAGTAACCGACTTATCagcgttttgtttttcttcccacGAGACCGCGAAATAGGCAGCCGGGACACATTAGCAGAGATGAAGATGTGTGATGCAACGCGTGGAACGCATACAAAAataagaggagaaaaaaggagcACATCTGGCTTTTCAAAGAATGTTTGTTTTGGATACATGCacataataatttttaaaaaagggggggaaaCGGCCAAGTCAAAGTTGTAGtttgaggagatgagggagaaaCGGACAAAGAAAGCAGAGGGACAAAGGGAGCAAGATAgtcaaatacaaagagacacttaaGTGCTCTGTAGAACAGTACAGTGAGCTGCCAAAGCAAATGTACAGCAACACACTGTTTGATACATGCTTGCTCAGATCATTGACGACTTACAGCAGACAATGTACTCATCATTAAACTGGAGtgattttaaactattttataGTCTTGTGGGGTTAACGAGGATCTTTTACATCTTGGAGTCAACCCACCGTCAAGAACTCGAGACTAACGGCTTAACAGCTTGAAATGAACTCTTGGCATCTCAAGTGTCTCTTGAACATGTTTAAAGTATCAAAGAATGTGTTGTTGAATGCATTTGTTGGCATTTGTGAACGAAAAGGGAAGCGTTGATCTCAAAATGGTGGTGGTTGATCTCAAAATACAAACCCTTACTTTTACAAGCCCAGTTGTTACAGGAAATTAGATATTAACCAGTAAATGTTACGTTAAAGAACAGTACGTTCAATCAAATGTGTCCACTCTTTAACGTTTTGGTCTTTGTTTTGGCTCATTTCTTTGGCTTAACATATGGAACATTAGTTTTTGAGGTGGTGCTGGACTACAGAGAAAGTCACTTTGAGGTGGGTTACCAGCCGACGTGTAGGTCCTagcgggacacaactgaacaccTCCAGGCAGTGGCTATAGCCCCCCCTGTGCAGCAGATGAAAAGGTTGGGGCAAACACATCTtccacacatgctcactctcacactgacatatttgtcttttatcCATTCTTGCTCCCACGCACAGTGTCGAAAAACATCAGGCCCTGCAGCCAAACTCCCTTTCCTTTTcttgcccccctcctcctcacacatgCAACCTCACTTCCCCTTCTCACAACACTCCCCTCCAATGCTCCCTTCCCATTGGTCCGCTGTGAACCCAATAGCGTGACACCTCTGCAGCATCGACAAATGACAGAATCTTTGATATGCTTCCTGTTGGCGGCCGTGTTGCAGATTTTGTGGCCCATGGGACCTAGTAAAATGTATGCGGATTGCTTGTTCTTTGCAAAGAGCGGAGTAAAGTGAGAGGGTCAGGGAAACTAAAGCAGCCTGCGTTGGAGACTGAGAGACACagtaaagagagacaaaaagacagaggAAAAGGGAAACAGCACTTGttgaaagtgtttttaaatacgTTTTAGCAGCATCTTTGGAAAACTGAGAACAAATGATTGAGCTTCGGCCACTTCTGTTCATGGTTTCATCGATACAGGAAGCGGTGGCTTCTCTGCAGTAGCGTGCCAGACAAGTGGTTACCAGTCAGCAACTACAGCTGTGGCGTGACAGGAAGCAGTGCGGTAGCTGGGCGGTCTCTTCTTATGCCTACTTTGTTTTTCAAGTCAATAAAAGGCTGTTGGTGCAGAGTAAGATGAAGACTGAAGTTTGCAACGACGGTTTATAGATTTATAAATGATTGCTTAATTCCCTGGACTCTACTCTGGCGTCCATTCCATTGTGGTTGTCATCTGTAGGTGTGGTCTAGTTGTGTTTAGTGAGACGTATTGGGGAAATTCCTTTTGAGTATTAATCAATTATACTGAATTATAACAGAAGATGACATCAGCCTCACTTATTGAAGGCTGATACATGATTCTGCAAGTCTGTAAGTATGCATGGATGTCTGTGCAACTAAACCCATACATAAACTTAATATTAGCGTCACCGTTAACACCGATTGGACACACAGAATATGGCAAATATTCCCTTTAAGAGTTCCATGTTGGGAGTTGGATCAATCCCAGTGAAACTGGATAAGTCAGTATTTATTTGATCTGCAGAAGCACAGCTTTAAATGAGATTCTGCAGGTGTGCATGTCTACTTCTGTGAGCTACGGTTAAGCAGGAACTCTGGTGTGCTCAGGCAAAGGGGTTTCCCTGCATTTGGGCAGAGGCACTTCtatgtcaacaaatcccattaaaagactaaaaccaacaatgcgttagtgtgtgtctcAATACTTTCCTACCTTACCAGCCTGTGGCTCTCAGCCCATTTAGCCCTTCTGAAGACGCATCAAAAATGGGGTCCCAAATGAACTttcagaacaaaataaaactttgCAGTTTACTAAAAAACAGCTATACACTGTTATTTGcaaatattaaacaaacatgAGTAAACAGTGGATTTATTTACTGTTTGGTATGAGTTATGTGGTActgactcaaaataaactgtTCAAAATGTCCCCCAGTGAAACTGTGTGGCtcactgttgtgtttttaatagtttgtggacaacaatggagctctataGCCGGAAGAATGCGCTATAAATAGGATTTAGGCAACGCAGATAATACTTGTTAGTCTGGTCAACTcaatgttggtttgtttttttccatggGATTTGGcgacaataagaaaaatacacaatatcGCCAGACATATCCTTTGACTTCTCTGGTCTGCCCAGTTATCATTATTGGTGCTATGGAATGGAACTTGCACAGTAAGGAGGATTGACGGAAAGTAGCTTTACACTTTAGGCATTTGGCTGGTGCTCAGAGTGACTTAAAGCAAGTGCAaaccacaaaaaacatttgtgcaATAACCAGCATCTTAAGTAGCCTCACTACTGtcaagaggagaaaaaaaaacaactggtgAGCGAGTAGCAATGGAGGGTAATAGGTAGGTACAGGGCTCCTACTGCTGCCATGAACTCATCCCGATTAACCCGAGCAGTGGGCAGACTACGCGAGGGCCCTCAAAGCCGACTTTGCGTGAGGTTTGTCTCTCTCCATTGCCTCCCCAGGGCAGGGCGGAGCAGGGCAGCCACAGCCTCGGCTGTCATTCCTAGGAGAGAAAGGCTAGACACAAGGAGCTGTGAGAAGGGCCCCCCGCCCCTCGCCGCAAACCGACGAGGGGGCTGACAGCTCTTTAACACCCCCACCCCAGTCTCTCATTTGTCCTGACCAATTTAACCCAAAAATTCCTCTGCTACAAAGACAATGATAAGAACAGTTTCACTGACTCGTACAGTGTCAGGCCAGAATAATCAAAGTCGCTCAGTGCATAAGCAAGCTGAGCACAGGTTGCTTGACCTTCATACCATGAAAATAACATTACTAAAGCACCAAAAACACGTGCTGTCAATAGAACTAAGACTTGGTATGTGGTATGACGTAATGGCATTGTTTGTTCACGCTGACAACAGTGGTTTACGTTCTACGTTTTCAGCACAGAATTAGAACGACGGATCGGACAACATTTTGGACAAAAGAATGAAATCCATATCAGAAAATGGAAGATTCAATATATTCTGTGGCAGATACGTTACAAAATAGACTGGAGGCAGATACACATAACTTGTCCCCACCCTCCAATCTGCTTCAATCAACACACAACTTTTATTTGTGTCGTGTTTTGTCCTATTTCAAATGAGGATTCCACCGAAGCCGAGCAGCCAAAGAACAGGTTTGTCTTTTCCGACCGTTCTAATTCTTTGCCTGCAGCCCAATGCAAACTCTGGCAATGAGTGAAGCATGTGACTAGGGTTGAGAAAGTGCAGTTAATGCCATCCTACCTGAGCGCAGAGACCAATGCGgtacacactacaacacaattCAGTCACACAGTAATGTCTATGACTACACTTGTGCAGTTAATACTCACCTGCCTCCGCATTAAAGATTATGTTTTTGCAGAGAAGGTCGTTGTGGCAGAGAACAACAGGGGAGCCCAGCACAGACAGGCTCTGCTGGAGCCACACCAGCTCTTCTCGGAGGCACCGTGGGCTCGGCACCTCCATACTCAACCTGGGAGGGCAGAATCAAAGAGGGTGAACACTGTATATTGAAAGACGGAggtatattattaatattaatgatagGACAGGTCAATAAGTAGAAATAGAGGTGTGAAGAGAAATAGGAACAGAAATATAAGAAGGATGACCAGGGAAGTGAGGTAAATGAATACAGACATAATTAAAAAgagggaaaagtgtgtgtgcgtgtgtgtgtatagggaGTGACTATTTGCAATGTCAAAAACCTACTTTGAGCAGATGGAGCGAAAAATAATAAActccataaaaagaagaaaaggtcaACTGAAATCCTCCTAATTTTACCATTAGAATAAAACAGCTTGTTTTGGACATTTCCTGCCCATTACATTAGGTTGTATTATTACCGTAGTGACACACGATGCTACTTGCAGACagcagttttcatttttttgtctatttccattttctatgaaatgtatttatttgatgcAAATGAGCAAATTGCTTTTCCCCGGTTCATTTGTTTTTTCGTCAGACTGCAGCGCTGACATTTTGTTGCACCAAACATGATCAGGAGACAACGAGATGACAATAAACCAACATTGTGCAACACATAATGGAAAAATCCCCACCCTAgtagatgtgtccttgagcaagacacttaacactGAATTGTTTCCCTGTAGCTAtgcctacagtgtatgaatataatttgattgtaagtcgctttggataaaagcgtcagctaaatgacatgtgatgtgaTGTCATGTAACAAGCTGGTTTCAATTATTGAGCAATGTGCCAAGCAGTCCACCTAGTTAATTATGTTTGCCTTCAACATTGATGAACTACAAAGACGCTGCCGGCACGTTCCTCGAACAGCGTTCGCATGACGGTGGCCAACAAGGAAATGTATAGCCTGAAAagtcagtgtttgttttggatTCACTTTAGGCGTCTACATACACGAAGGTTGTTGTTATTGCAAACGCAATGTTCAAACAATCAAGACTGCCCCAATTGTCATTACCCTATTTGGCTGTGCCGtaatgttgtgttgtttatCGTTGGTACCGACACACCTGGAATACAGGCACACTTGGGTGCATGCATATTTAGAAAACAGAATTACAAGGGTTGCACAAATAAACGTGAGTGATGCCAGACGGGGGGAGCATGGACAGGATAAGTGATCATTTGTCTGGATTTCTTGTTGCTTGAGAGACATCTACTGTACATATGATAGCAGAAACTCTTTGCCTTTGCACGTGGAGTTGTTTGGATCATTCATGACTCACTGATAGGAGGTAAGGAAGTCATAATTTCCATATACAAGATATATGATATGTTTCCAAACAATGTGATTAGagcctgtttttttatttatttacattaagcattctttaaaaaaagattttaaagaTCTAAAAATCATATTTATGCCTTAAGTTCTTCAAACGCATATATTAAAAGGGCGTATTCTTTTGTACTTCATGTCCATTTAAATGTCAGTAAATATGACAATAATTTAATATCGTCCTTCAGATTAATTTATACTAccaattaatatatatatatatatatataataattattagcATATTGCGACCTTACCTGAACATCCATGATACCATAATACATTAAAGTGGATAGCTATCATGCCCCCTCAGTCTTTCCCTGTCCAAGTAGTTAAATGGCCCAACACAGTGGCGAGATATTGTTTTTCCAGGCATCTATCCATATTTGATTGTGCCCCATCAATAGGTTACAAAATGAATAAACCCGTTAATAGCCAAATGTTTGAGATTTAGTTTGAGACATATCTTCAATATGGCCTCACCTGGCGTTCCGCTGTGGGTCCTTGAAGTACTTTGGGATGAGCGCAAAGTACTTGCCCATCTTCAACCACAGGTCAGACTGGGGCACCCAGCCATTGTGGGCATGGATGGCATGGTACTTGGCCAGCTGCCTGGCAATGAGACTGCAAGGTAAAGACAGAAAATGGGAGGGTTTGAATTAGAGAAGCAAGCAGAAATATGGGAATGGGCTCCAGTCTAGAAATGTAGTtgtgaatgaaaaaagaaaaagaaaaaaattgatCTCCTTAGCTGAGCCTACATTTCAGGTACAGAAACCTTTCAGTCAATGGGTATGACTGACTTTTTAGGAACTTTCTGAATTCTACGAGTTCCATGGGGTGTATCTGAAGGTTGGACTGGATCACAAATGAGCAATTGTGTACATTTTGCGAAGGATCGTGTATACGCGGTTGAGTCATTATGTATGAGTGAGCCTCGGGGTGGCAGGAACATGTGACAAGAATCTTTGTTGCAGAAAAGGAATAGTTTTGTGTATTGTTTTACCTATACACAGGTTGGCTGCGGATGTGCTCAGGCTCCAGGGCAGTTCCTTGCAGAAATTCATAGCAGAGGCCATTGTTGAAGGTGCAGTATAAGTGTGGGGCACAGCGGTTTTCATGTAGTACTCTAAAGCTTTTCACTTCA is part of the Cyclopterus lumpus isolate fCycLum1 chromosome 23, fCycLum1.pri, whole genome shotgun sequence genome and harbors:
- the etnk1 gene encoding ethanolamine kinase 1; this translates as MANYIHVPDEAPAVPKIDVTVDESDYRSGALKLIKELRPNWKPSEVKLKFFTDGITNKLLGCYVGAVVQDVVLVRIYGNKTELLVDRENEVKSFRVLHENRCAPHLYCTFNNGLCYEFLQGTALEPEHIRSQPVYSLIARQLAKYHAIHAHNGWVPQSDLWLKMGKYFALIPKYFKDPQRNARLSMEVPSPRCLREELVWLQQSLSVLGSPVVLCHNDLLCKNIIFNAEAGNVKFIDYEYAGYNYQAYDIGNHFNEFAGLNEVDYSHYPQRAFQLQWLRSYLEAYKELKGQGNEVTDGEVEILYVQVNRFALASHFFWGLWALIQAKVSTIDFDFLGYAVLRFNQYFKMKLEVAALNLPE